The proteins below are encoded in one region of Antennarius striatus isolate MH-2024 chromosome 7, ASM4005453v1, whole genome shotgun sequence:
- the smx5 gene encoding smx5, with amino-acid sequence MLFYSFFKSLVGKDVVVELKNDLSICGTLHSVDQYLNIKLTDISVTDPEKYPHMLSVKNCFIRGSVVRYVQLPADEVDTQLLQDAARKEAMQQKQ; translated from the exons ATG CTTTTCTACTCGTTTTTCAAGTCTCTGGTGGGTAAGGATGTGGTGGTCGAGCTCAAAAACGACCTGAG CATCTGTGGAACACTTCATTCTGTCGACCAG TACTTGAACATTAAGCTCACAGACATCAGTGTCACCGATCCGGAGAAATATCCTCACATG CTCTCTGTAAAGAACTGTTTCATCCGTGGATCGGTGGTCCGGTATGTCCAGCTACCGGCAGATGAAGTCGACACGCAGCTGCTTCAAGATGCTGCCAGGAAGGAAGCCATGCAGCAGAAGCAGTGA